The Eikenella corrodens genome segment CGAATAAGCCAAAGGCTACCTGAAAACGAACAAAGCACTTTCCCACCAAGCTAAAATACAGCCGCAAACCAGCATCCTGTCCAACCGCCCACCTACCCATATTTTCAGGTAGCCTCTAAAGAGCCCTTCCCATGACCCAGTTAAAAGACCCCGCCCTCCTGCGCACCCGGTGCTACATCAACGGCCAATGGCTTGATGCCGATAGCGGCCGCACTATTGCCGTATCCAACCCCGCCACCGGCGAAACCATCGGCAGCGTGCCGGATATGGGCGCGTCGGAAGCCGAACGCGCCGTGGCCGCTGCCCAGGCCGCGCTGCCCGCCTGGCGCGCGCTCACGGCCAAACAGCGCAGCCAAATCCTGCGCCGCTGGTTTGATCTGATGATGGAAGCGCAAGAAGAACTCGCCACCCTGCTCACGCTGGAGCAAGGCAAGCCGCTGGCCGAAGCACGCGGCGAAATTGCCTACGGCGCGTCCTACATCGAATGGTATGCCGAAGAGGCCAAACGCGTGTATGGCGACACCATCCCCGGCCCCGCGCCCGACAAGCGTATTGTGGTGCTCAAGCAGCCTATCGGCGTGTGTGCCGCGATTACGCCGTGGAACTTCCCCAACGCCATGATCACGCGCAAAGCCGCGCCCGCGCTGGCTGCCGGCTGCACCTTCATCATCCGCCCCGCTTCGCAAACGCCGTTTTCCGCGCTGGCTATTGCCGCCCTAGCCGAACGCGCCGGCATTCCGGCGGGCGTGTTCAACGTGATCACCGGCTCGTCGCGCGAAATCGGCCGTGTGCTCACCGAAAGCGATACCGTAAAAAAATTCAGCTTCACCGGCTCCACCGCCGTCGGCCGCCAGCTGCAGGCGCAATGCGCTTCCAGCATCAAAAAAACCTCTATGGAGCTGGGCGGTAATGCACCGTTTATCGTGTTCGACGATGCCGATCTTGAAGCCGCCGTCTCCGGCGCGATTGCCTGCAAATTCCGCAACGCAGGCCAAACCTGCGTGTGCGCCAACCGCATTTATGTGCAAAGCGGCGTGTATGACGAATTTGTGCGCAAATTCGCCCAAGCAGCAGGCTACCTGAAAGTGGGCAACGGCTTGGAAATCGGCACAGAATGCGGCCCGCTGATTGATGAAGCCGCGCTGGCCAAAGTGGAAGAACACCTGGCCGACGCGCTCGCCCACGGCGGCGAAGTGGCAGCTGGCGGCGCGCGGCATCCGGCAGGCGAACTCTTCTTCCAGCCCACCGTCATCCGCCACGCCCATGCCGGCATGAAAGTGGCGCGCGAAGAAACCTTCGGCCCGCTCGCCCCCGTGTTCCGTTTCGAGAACGAAGCAGACGTGTTGCAACAGGCCAATGCCACCGAATACGGCCTGGCCGCCTATTGCTACACCCGCAGCCTCGGCACGGCCACGCGCATGATGGAAGGCTTGGAATACGGCATGGTCGGCATCAACACCGGCATGATTTCCAACGAGGCCGCTCCCTTCGGCGGCGTAAAGCAGTCGGGCATCGGCCGCGAAGGCGGCAAATACGGGCTGGAAGAATATTTGGAAACCAAATATGTGATGCTGGCCGTGTAAGGCTGGCAGAGGCTACCTGAAAGCAGCTTACAAATTTTCAGGTAGCCTTTGCGCCAGTCCTTTATAATGTGCCTATTTGCTCGGCGGATTAAACTAAAATTTGGCGCACAGCCACACCAATTCCGGCCGCAAGCATCATCCCAATAACGAATTAAGATTTTCAGGTAACCCCAAAGAGGCTACCTGAAAACGGAAAGCACACAAATGAAATTTATCGACGAAGCCAAAATCGAAGTTGCCGCCGGGCGCGGCGGCAACGGCGCAGTCAGCTTCCGCCGCGAAAAATACGTTCCGCGCGGCGGCCCCGACGGCGGCGACGGCGGGCGCGGCGGCAGCGTTTTCGCCGTAGCCAGCGAAAACGTAAACACGCTGGTGGAATACCGTTTCGTGAAACGCTATCAAGCGCAAAACGGCGAAAAAGGCCACGGCTCCGACCGCTACGGCGCCGGTGCCGACGATATCGAGCTGCAAATGCCCGTAGGCACACTAATCCGCGATGCTGACACTGGCGAAATCGTGGCCGACCTCACGCGGCACGGCCAGCGTGTTTGCCTGGCGCGTGGCGGCAAAGGCGGCTTGGGTAATATCCATTTCAAATCTTCGGTCAACCGCGCGCCCAAACAGGCCACGCCCGGCGAACCCGGCGAGGCGCGCCGATTGCTTTTGGAATTGAAAGTGTTGGCCGACGTCGGCCTGTTGGGCATGCCCAATGCCGGCAAATCCACCCTGATCCGCGCCGTGTCTGCCGCCCGCCCCAAAGTGGCCGACTACCCCTTCACCACGCTGCACCCCAACTTGGGCGTGGTGCGCGTGGACGAAGGCCAAAGCTTTGTGATGGCCGACATCCCCGGCCTGATTGAAGGTGCGGCCGAAGGCGCCGGGCTGGGACACCGCTTTTTGAAACACCTTTCGCGTACCGGCCTCTTGCTGCATGTGGTAGACTTGGCTCCGTTCGACGAAGCCGTCAGCCCCGCCGCCGAAGCGCTGGCCATCATCAACGAGCTGAAAAAATACGACGACGAACTGTTCGGTAAACCGCGCTGGTTAGTACTAAACAAACTAGATATGCTCACGCCGGAAGAGGCTGCCGAACGCAAAGCCGAATTCCTCGAAGCCGTCGGTTGGGATTACCCCGCCCCCGGCGAGCCCGGCTTCAATTGGCAAACCCCGCGCCTATTTGAAATCAGCGCACTTGCCCATCAGGGTACGCAGGAATTGGTGCGGCAAATCGGGCAGTATCTGGCCGAGAAGAAACAACTGGCTGCAGCAGAGGCTAACCAACAGACCGATGCTGCACCGCAAATGTCAGAAATCAACGATTATTCGGTGTTGCAGCCGGAGTAGTTTTGACACAATGAATTAGGAGTAATAACCTGCCATGGATTTAGGGAGAATACTGAGCTGGGTTGTAGTAGGAGGCATCGCATACACTTCATACAACTATCTGAGCACCGGTGATATTACCGCTATACCTCCTTCACCTAAAATCGTGCTCAGTTTAGCCAATAAAGATAAGCCAAATCTCGAAGGACAACGCAAACACCTAGCCACCGGCACACCCTGCATCCGTATCGCTGGCGGGAAAATTAAGCAAGGCATATATTCCTGTGAGATTCAACAATTTGCTGGTCCATCCTCATATGACACTCCGCCAGAAGAAACCTACTCTATCCTGATTACTAAACGTAACGGCAGCTGGCAAATTACCAGATAGGTGATCGGCTGCACCAAGCAGTATAGCTTTTTCCTACAATCATGCCTCCCCGCCAAACCAAGGACAGCCCATGAAACCTCTAGCCTACCTCCCTGCCCTGTTGCTACTGGCCGCCTGTGCCCCGCAAGAGACTACTACGCCAGCCTCCACCCCGGTAGCTGCGTCCACAATTGCTGTCTCCCAGCCTGCTGCTGAACCTGACGCATCGGCCGCTTCCACTGCTGCACAACCTGCCGCCCAATGGAGTGGCCGCTACTATGGCATGCTGCCATGCGCCTCTTGCGAAGGTATCGAAACCACCTTGGTATTAAAAGACGACGGCAGCTACCAACTCACCGAAACTTACAAGCAGCGCCAGCCGTTTACCGAAGAAACAGCCGGCCGCTTCACTTGGCGCAAACCGCAAGAAATATTCCAGCTCGACAAAGCCGGCGGCGAGCGACTCTACCAAATTGGTAATGGCCAGATTTGGGCGCTGGATGCCGACGGCAAACAAGTGGAAGGCGAACTGGCCAACCTCTACATCCTGAAGCAAACCGCAAGCCAGCCTTGATCTTAGAAAAACCCAGCTTTGGCCTAGCCAAACCATTTCAGGTAGCCTTTATGCCTGCCAGTGCATAAAGGCTACCTGAAATTTTCACCATACAGAACCAAACACCGCACCAAACGCCCATGCCCCAGATCACCACCCACAGCACCCGCTTCACCCTGCAGGAAGGTGAAACCCTACTCGAAGCTTTGGAGCGTACCGGCCACGCAGTCGAATACCAATGCCGCAGCGGCTATTGCGGCTCCTGTCGCGTTAAACTCCTATCCGGCAGCGTTACATATCGAGAGTGCCCGCTGGCTCTGATTCTGCCCAACGAAATCCTCACCTGCTGCTGCACAGTAATAGAAGACATCCATATCGACTGCCACCAAAGCGAAAACCAGCCAGATTTATTCGAACCAGATCTGTTCGCCGACAACAGCGGCAAATAACGCTACCCTTGCCATTCATTATCCAAACTCAACAAAAGGCTACCTGAAACGTCACTTCAACGAAGTTTTCAGGTAGCCTTTAATCTTGTATCAGCAATAGATAGCCTTCGATTTAGCCAAACACTTGATGCTTAATGCCCAACCTGTGCGGCCAAGCACTGTTCTTGCCGTTGCAGGAAGGCTTCGCTGCCGCCGAGTTTGTCCAGCTGTTGTTGCGGCGAGAGTTTGGGCAGGCTGCGGAGATCTTCCGTGCTGAGTTTTTGTACCGGCTCTTCCCACAGGCAGCGGCAGTAGGGTTCGAGCACGCGCTCACTTTGGCCGGCAAGGCCATGTTTGGCCAAGTCGGCCTGCCATTGCGGCACGGCAGGCATGTTTTGGATGCAGGCCTCCACGATGCGGCGGCTGATGTCGTCCTTATCCGGAGCATACAGACGCGGCACGAGGGCAAAAGCGAGCACCAGCGCCGCCGTTACCGCCAGCCAGCCGATAAGGGTGCGGCGGCGTTTGCGGCGTGCGGCTTCATCGGTTTGAATCTCAGCCATGCAGGCTTTCCATGCGCAACATCATCACAGGTTCGAAAACGTGCTCCAGCGCTTCGATTTGGGCGATAGCCGCCTTGATGTGCTTTTCTTTAGACTGATGAGTGAGAATCACGATTTCGGCGTTTTCGTGGTTGATCACGCCTTTTTGCAACAAGGCTTCAATGGAGATGCCCTGCTCGGCAAGGATACGGCCGATATTGGCCACCACGCCGGGTTTGTCTTGCGCCGATACGCGCAGGTAGTAGCTGCTGGTGATTTCATCGATTGGCAACACGGGCAGCTGTTCATTGCAGCGGAAAGCCAAAGGCGGTACGCGCTGCTCGCTGGCGGCGTGCATCAGGCGGGCGGTATCGATGATGTCGGCCACCACCGCGCTGGCAGTGGGGGCGGCACCGGCGCCGGCACCGTAATACAGGGTTTCGCCCACCATATTGGATTGCACCAGCACAGCGTTCATCACACCTTCCACCTGCGCCAGCAGGCGGCATTCAGGCACGAGCGTGGGGTGTACGCGCAGTTCGATACCCTCGTCGGTTTTACGGGTAATGCCCAGCAGTTTGATGCGGTAGCCCAGCTCTTCGGCATAGCGGATGTCTTGGCTTTCCA includes the following:
- the yfaE gene encoding class I ribonucleotide reductase maintenance protein YfaE; translated protein: MPQITTHSTRFTLQEGETLLEALERTGHAVEYQCRSGYCGSCRVKLLSGSVTYRECPLALILPNEILTCCCTVIEDIHIDCHQSENQPDLFEPDLFADNSGK
- the obgE gene encoding GTPase ObgE, which produces MKFIDEAKIEVAAGRGGNGAVSFRREKYVPRGGPDGGDGGRGGSVFAVASENVNTLVEYRFVKRYQAQNGEKGHGSDRYGAGADDIELQMPVGTLIRDADTGEIVADLTRHGQRVCLARGGKGGLGNIHFKSSVNRAPKQATPGEPGEARRLLLELKVLADVGLLGMPNAGKSTLIRAVSAARPKVADYPFTTLHPNLGVVRVDEGQSFVMADIPGLIEGAAEGAGLGHRFLKHLSRTGLLLHVVDLAPFDEAVSPAAEALAIINELKKYDDELFGKPRWLVLNKLDMLTPEEAAERKAEFLEAVGWDYPAPGEPGFNWQTPRLFEISALAHQGTQELVRQIGQYLAEKKQLAAAEANQQTDAAPQMSEINDYSVLQPE
- a CDS encoding copper resistance protein NlpE, giving the protein MKPLAYLPALLLLAACAPQETTTPASTPVAASTIAVSQPAAEPDASAASTAAQPAAQWSGRYYGMLPCASCEGIETTLVLKDDGSYQLTETYKQRQPFTEETAGRFTWRKPQEIFQLDKAGGERLYQIGNGQIWALDADGKQVEGELANLYILKQTASQP
- a CDS encoding NAD-dependent succinate-semialdehyde dehydrogenase, with the protein product MTQLKDPALLRTRCYINGQWLDADSGRTIAVSNPATGETIGSVPDMGASEAERAVAAAQAALPAWRALTAKQRSQILRRWFDLMMEAQEELATLLTLEQGKPLAEARGEIAYGASYIEWYAEEAKRVYGDTIPGPAPDKRIVVLKQPIGVCAAITPWNFPNAMITRKAAPALAAGCTFIIRPASQTPFSALAIAALAERAGIPAGVFNVITGSSREIGRVLTESDTVKKFSFTGSTAVGRQLQAQCASSIKKTSMELGGNAPFIVFDDADLEAAVSGAIACKFRNAGQTCVCANRIYVQSGVYDEFVRKFAQAAGYLKVGNGLEIGTECGPLIDEAALAKVEEHLADALAHGGEVAAGGARHPAGELFFQPTVIRHAHAGMKVAREETFGPLAPVFRFENEADVLQQANATEYGLAAYCYTRSLGTATRMMEGLEYGMVGINTGMISNEAAPFGGVKQSGIGREGGKYGLEEYLETKYVMLAV